The Chitinophaga sp. H8 genome contains a region encoding:
- a CDS encoding RagB/SusD family nutrient uptake outer membrane protein, producing the protein MKNSVCKLMLASGMMAMVFLPACKQSYLERQAIGSTSENILATKAGADALLIGAYSLLNNGGTVGGGWPSGKWIFGGVASDDAHTGTEAGALQPVPAFESYTADATLYPLNDKWRFFYSAIQRSNDVLRILPKIPKNAITDEQALQIKAEAVFLRAVYHFEAALMWRNIPYIDESISFANNNYMVGNDGPVWAQLETDFKFAADNLTETKPAPGRANSWAAKAFLVKLYLFQHKFNEAKPLVTDIINKGMTANGKKYDLMANYHDNFVPSKKNGPESVFAVQMSVNDGAGGANGNNSNGEGNAGPYGGPYPSYGFYQPSFSLVNSYKTDPVTGLPLLETFNNSDVKNDQGLASSEPFTPYTGTLDSRLDWTVGRRGIPLLDWGVMPGQAWVRQQSVAGPYVHIKNANPQSEPEARENNSTSVNYCMIRFADVLLWAAEIEVEVGSLDQAEKYVNRVRARAANPAGWVYTYIDNNNPMKGFTNTPAANYKVGLYNGEFTQKGKSFARESVRFERKLELAMENHRFFDLQRYDNGTGYMADVLNAYIKHETTIPGYNFAYMVGAKFTKGKNELYPIPQAQIDLSVVNGKPLLKQNPNY; encoded by the coding sequence ATGAAGAATTCAGTTTGTAAATTAATGCTAGCCAGTGGTATGATGGCGATGGTGTTCCTTCCTGCGTGCAAGCAGAGTTATCTGGAAAGGCAGGCAATAGGTTCTACCAGCGAAAATATTTTAGCTACGAAAGCAGGCGCAGATGCTTTGTTGATAGGCGCCTATTCTTTATTGAATAATGGCGGAACGGTAGGAGGAGGATGGCCTTCCGGCAAGTGGATCTTTGGAGGCGTAGCTTCTGATGATGCACATACCGGTACAGAAGCCGGTGCCTTGCAGCCTGTGCCTGCGTTTGAGAGTTATACAGCAGATGCCACATTATATCCTTTAAATGATAAATGGCGTTTTTTCTATTCTGCTATTCAGCGCTCTAATGACGTACTCCGGATACTTCCGAAAATACCAAAGAACGCTATTACAGATGAACAAGCCCTGCAAATCAAGGCAGAAGCAGTCTTTCTGCGTGCCGTGTATCATTTTGAGGCTGCCTTAATGTGGAGAAACATTCCTTACATAGACGAAAGTATCAGTTTTGCGAACAATAATTATATGGTAGGAAATGACGGGCCGGTGTGGGCGCAGCTGGAAACTGATTTTAAATTTGCAGCAGATAATTTAACAGAAACCAAACCTGCACCGGGAAGAGCCAACAGCTGGGCCGCCAAGGCGTTTTTGGTGAAGTTGTATCTTTTCCAGCATAAGTTTAACGAAGCGAAACCACTGGTAACAGATATTATCAACAAGGGGATGACGGCGAATGGAAAGAAGTACGACTTAATGGCTAATTATCACGACAACTTTGTGCCTTCCAAAAAGAATGGTCCTGAATCTGTATTTGCCGTGCAAATGTCTGTAAATGATGGTGCCGGTGGTGCAAATGGAAACAATTCCAACGGAGAGGGGAATGCAGGTCCTTACGGCGGTCCTTATCCAAGTTATGGATTTTATCAGCCTTCATTCAGCCTGGTTAATTCTTATAAAACAGATCCGGTTACCGGGTTGCCGCTTCTGGAAACATTTAATAATTCGGATGTGAAAAATGATCAGGGACTGGCATCATCAGAACCATTTACCCCTTACACCGGTACCCTTGATTCCCGTTTGGACTGGACAGTTGGCAGAAGAGGTATCCCTTTACTGGATTGGGGCGTGATGCCGGGGCAGGCGTGGGTAAGACAACAAAGTGTGGCCGGCCCTTATGTGCATATTAAGAATGCAAACCCGCAGTCGGAACCGGAGGCGAGGGAAAATAACAGTACTTCTGTTAATTACTGTATGATCCGTTTTGCAGATGTATTGTTATGGGCAGCAGAAATAGAGGTGGAAGTGGGTAGCCTGGACCAGGCCGAAAAATATGTGAACCGGGTAAGAGCACGGGCAGCTAATCCGGCCGGATGGGTATACACCTATATTGATAACAATAATCCTATGAAAGGATTCACGAATACACCCGCTGCCAATTACAAAGTGGGGCTTTACAACGGGGAGTTTACACAGAAAGGAAAGAGTTTTGCACGGGAGTCGGTACGGTTTGAACGCAAGCTGGAACTGGCTATGGAGAATCACCGTTTCTTTGATTTGCAGCGTTATGATAACGGTACCGGTTATATGGCAGATGTATTGAATGCTTATATCAAACATGAAACCACTATCCCCGGATACAATTTTGCTTATATGGTAGGAGCTAAATTTACGAAAGGGAAGAACGAATTATATCCTATTCCGCAGGCGCAGATAGATCTGAGTGTTGTAAATGGGAAACCATTGCTGAAGCAAAACCCTAATTATTAA
- a CDS encoding Gfo/Idh/MocA family protein produces MNKNDQVFNRRKFISMAGISAAALMVSPRFAFAAEQGKDRKIRMGIVGGGFGAGFHFHEHPNCIVEAVSDLRADRRDILMKVYKCSKSYESLEKLLKDPKVEAVFIATPAPDHARHVIASLKAGKHVLCAVPAAMTLKECADIRDTVQRTGLTYMMAETTMYRQGMISAKKFYKEGKFGKIFSAAAEYNHPGLEVLYFENGKPTWRHGLPPMHYPTHCTAFLVGLTGERLKEVSCIGWGDDSPMLKGNPYNNPFWNETAFFKTSKGNPFRVEVNWKGALQEAERGEWRGDNMSFYYPQAGSHQFTLVKVADKIGHDDAGFQHKANTIEAYEVPQWWKTDMLPEPMRHDSGHEGSHTFITHEFIDALVNNRQPEVNVYEAIAYTAPGIVAHQSALKGGELMKIPSFDK; encoded by the coding sequence ATGAATAAAAATGATCAGGTATTCAACCGGCGTAAGTTTATTAGTATGGCAGGCATCAGCGCTGCTGCACTGATGGTATCTCCACGTTTTGCATTTGCTGCTGAGCAAGGTAAAGACCGCAAAATCCGTATGGGTATTGTAGGTGGAGGATTTGGAGCAGGATTCCATTTTCATGAGCATCCCAATTGTATTGTAGAAGCGGTAAGTGATCTGCGGGCCGACAGGCGAGATATTTTAATGAAGGTGTATAAGTGTTCCAAGAGTTATGAATCACTTGAAAAACTCCTGAAAGATCCCAAGGTAGAGGCGGTGTTTATTGCCACTCCGGCACCGGATCATGCCAGACATGTGATCGCCTCGCTGAAAGCAGGCAAGCATGTACTTTGTGCTGTGCCGGCTGCTATGACATTAAAAGAATGTGCAGATATCAGAGATACTGTACAACGCACCGGTCTTACCTACATGATGGCTGAAACCACCATGTACAGACAAGGGATGATATCAGCCAAGAAATTTTACAAGGAAGGGAAGTTCGGTAAAATATTCAGTGCTGCGGCTGAATATAATCACCCCGGACTGGAAGTGCTGTATTTTGAAAATGGTAAACCCACCTGGCGTCATGGTTTACCTCCCATGCATTATCCTACCCATTGCACTGCTTTTCTGGTAGGGCTTACCGGGGAGCGTTTAAAAGAAGTAAGCTGTATAGGATGGGGAGATGACAGCCCGATGCTGAAGGGCAATCCTTATAACAATCCATTCTGGAATGAAACTGCATTCTTTAAAACCAGCAAGGGTAATCCGTTCCGGGTAGAAGTAAACTGGAAAGGAGCTTTGCAGGAAGCAGAGCGGGGAGAATGGAGAGGAGATAATATGAGTTTCTATTATCCACAGGCAGGTAGCCACCAGTTTACGTTGGTTAAAGTAGCCGATAAAATCGGGCATGATGATGCCGGTTTCCAACATAAAGCCAATACCATAGAAGCTTATGAAGTACCTCAGTGGTGGAAGACAGATATGCTGCCTGAACCGATGCGGCATGACAGCGGACATGAAGGCTCGCATACCTTTATCACACATGAATTTATAGATGCATTGGTAAACAACCGGCAGCCTGAGGTAAATGTGTATGAAGCCATTGCTTATACCGCTCCGGGAATAGTAGCCCATCAGTCTGCACTCAAGGGAGGAGAACTTATGAAGATTCCCAGTTTTGATAAATAG
- a CDS encoding aspartate aminotransferase family protein — MNNWPKSLELLKENEIFIPGGVVSLNRKSSPNICFSRGYGSRAWDVEGNEYIDYQAGFAAAFLGHNDPDVNAAVRQSIDDETVLMGAGPTELEGQLAKLFCKCVPTVEKIQLTTTGSEATYHAIRIARAATGRDHIIIMQGGYNGWHNDVAGNVISSLADVGARVSPGEYPFDALSAGIPANHQSLIHVINYNDLDSVLYIVKRYPVACIVLEPLLQNIGMVKPQEGYLQGLRKLADEHGFLLVFDEVKTGFRHALGGYQSICGVTPDLSTFGKAVANGYPMGVIGGKQQYMDYFIDPDKSRRVLIAGTFNAHPLTTAAAIATLQKLASPTHDVYNRVEQLGQLLENGLKDIFGQYDRPFYVARQGSAFCVYFMDHAPVDFHDIMAHHDFAFDKAYRLGLIEKGIFNFPLPIKQGSISFAHSVEDIETTIEKTRAVVRALFQQS; from the coding sequence ATGAATAACTGGCCAAAATCCTTGGAATTATTAAAGGAGAATGAAATATTTATTCCCGGTGGGGTAGTATCGCTGAACCGTAAATCATCCCCGAATATTTGTTTTTCGCGGGGTTATGGCAGCCGCGCCTGGGATGTGGAAGGGAATGAGTATATCGATTACCAGGCGGGATTTGCAGCTGCCTTCCTGGGGCATAATGACCCGGATGTGAATGCAGCAGTCCGTCAGTCAATAGACGATGAAACAGTATTGATGGGCGCAGGCCCTACTGAGCTGGAAGGACAGCTGGCTAAATTGTTTTGCAAGTGTGTCCCTACTGTAGAGAAGATACAATTAACTACCACGGGATCGGAAGCTACCTATCATGCCATCCGTATTGCCAGGGCAGCTACAGGAAGGGATCATATCATCATTATGCAAGGTGGGTATAATGGCTGGCATAATGATGTAGCTGGTAACGTTATCAGCAGTCTGGCAGATGTAGGCGCACGGGTAAGTCCCGGAGAATATCCTTTTGATGCCTTGTCGGCTGGTATTCCTGCCAACCATCAGTCTTTAATTCATGTGATTAACTATAACGACCTGGATTCCGTTTTATACATAGTAAAGCGGTATCCGGTGGCTTGTATCGTATTAGAGCCGCTGTTACAGAATATCGGGATGGTAAAACCTCAGGAAGGGTATTTACAGGGGCTGAGAAAGCTGGCAGATGAGCATGGTTTTCTGCTGGTATTTGACGAAGTGAAAACAGGTTTCCGTCATGCACTGGGAGGGTATCAAAGTATTTGTGGTGTAACACCGGACCTGAGCACATTTGGAAAGGCTGTGGCCAATGGATACCCGATGGGCGTGATAGGCGGAAAACAGCAATACATGGATTATTTCATTGACCCGGATAAATCCCGGCGTGTATTGATAGCCGGTACCTTTAATGCACATCCGTTAACCACCGCCGCTGCCATTGCCACGCTTCAGAAGCTGGCATCCCCCACACATGATGTGTATAACCGCGTGGAGCAGTTAGGGCAGCTGTTGGAAAACGGGCTGAAAGATATTTTCGGGCAATATGACCGGCCTTTTTATGTAGCCCGTCAGGGCTCAGCGTTTTGTGTTTATTTTATGGACCATGCGCCTGTTGATTTTCATGATATTATGGCTCATCATGATTTTGCCTTTGACAAAGCATACCGGCTAGGCCTGATTGAAAAAGGGATTTTTAATTTTCCATTACCAATCAAGCAGGGCAGTATCTCCTTTGCACACAGTGTAGAGGATATTGAAACAACCATTGAGAAAACCCGGGCGGTAGTACGTGCCTTATTCCAGCAATCTTAA
- the dgoD gene encoding galactonate dehydratase — MKITSIETVVCHARMRNWIFVKVVTDQPGLWGWGEATLEWHTRAVVGAIEDLSQLLIGEDPRRIEHLWQMMYRQHFWHGNGIVRGTAISGIDIALWDIAGKIHNVPCHELLGGRVRDYVRLYCHLGGGRMEDFYQTKPDDAKRFGELAASAVADGFTAFKSMAVPETMPLEGLKPVHYAAACVEAMREAVGDDIDIMVDCHARPSPRMGLQFAKALEPYGLYFFEEPCWPESLEDIALIQRAVKTPIATGERLIGIHAFRDLFEKRAASVIQPDITHCGGLSEVRRIAVLAEAYRVAVAPHNPQGPVSTAASLEFGFSAPSYIICESVHNDVPWRDEVVKEGFTIEKKGRIVLPNKRPGLGIEINEAEARKHPFEQEVLQRTFYKDGSVGDW, encoded by the coding sequence ATGAAAATCACTTCGATAGAAACGGTGGTATGCCATGCGCGGATGCGTAACTGGATTTTCGTGAAGGTGGTAACAGACCAACCCGGTCTTTGGGGCTGGGGCGAAGCCACCCTTGAATGGCATACGAGAGCTGTGGTAGGGGCCATTGAAGATTTGTCCCAGCTGCTGATAGGAGAAGATCCCCGGCGTATAGAACATCTCTGGCAAATGATGTACCGGCAGCATTTCTGGCATGGCAACGGTATTGTGAGAGGCACTGCAATATCCGGGATTGATATTGCGCTTTGGGATATTGCAGGAAAGATTCATAACGTGCCCTGCCATGAACTGTTGGGCGGCAGGGTGCGTGATTATGTCCGCTTGTATTGTCATTTAGGTGGCGGTAGGATGGAAGATTTCTATCAGACAAAACCGGATGATGCGAAACGTTTTGGCGAGCTGGCGGCAAGCGCCGTAGCAGATGGCTTTACGGCATTTAAGTCGATGGCAGTACCGGAAACAATGCCATTGGAAGGATTAAAACCAGTACATTACGCAGCCGCGTGTGTAGAAGCTATGCGGGAAGCCGTAGGAGATGACATCGATATTATGGTAGACTGTCATGCAAGGCCCAGCCCGCGTATGGGATTACAGTTTGCAAAAGCACTGGAGCCATATGGGCTGTACTTTTTTGAAGAACCTTGCTGGCCGGAGTCGCTGGAGGATATTGCCCTGATACAGCGTGCTGTTAAAACACCGATCGCTACTGGTGAGCGGCTGATCGGCATCCATGCTTTCCGGGATCTGTTTGAAAAGCGGGCGGCCAGTGTTATCCAGCCGGATATTACACATTGCGGAGGATTGAGTGAAGTACGGCGTATTGCGGTACTGGCAGAAGCCTATCGCGTGGCAGTAGCCCCGCATAATCCGCAGGGTCCGGTAAGTACTGCCGCATCCCTAGAATTTGGATTTTCTGCGCCATCTTATATAATTTGTGAAAGTGTGCATAATGATGTGCCCTGGAGAGATGAGGTGGTGAAAGAAGGTTTTACAATAGAAAAGAAAGGAAGGATTGTGCTGCCTAATAAGCGTCCGGGACTGGGGATTGAAATTAATGAAGCGGAAGCAAGGAAACATCCTTTTGAGCAGGAAGTACTGCAAAGAACATTCTACAAAGATGGCAGTGTGGGGGATTGGTAA
- a CDS encoding SDR family NAD(P)-dependent oxidoreductase yields the protein MNKLFENQTVLISGGLGDIGRATALEFAQQGAAVALCDIHPAAKASALLEQLSACGVSCRYSQVDVTAAQAVQQWVDETEQALGIPGIIIANAAIVTLAGMHALTPEQWTAELAVNLNGAFYLTQYATARLVEKQLPGRVVFVGSWAAASVHAHIPAYSVSKAGVRMLCKCMALELAPHQILVNEIAPGYVAAGLSGRIWEEQPGKLEEAIARVPVKKIMTAKTVAEQILYLCHPQQEHMTGMTLLMDGGLSLLS from the coding sequence ATGAATAAATTATTTGAGAATCAGACAGTGCTCATCAGTGGAGGACTGGGAGACATCGGGCGTGCCACTGCATTGGAGTTTGCGCAGCAGGGAGCGGCGGTAGCGTTGTGTGATATTCATCCAGCCGCGAAAGCCAGTGCATTGCTGGAACAACTAAGTGCCTGCGGGGTATCCTGCCGGTACAGCCAGGTAGATGTAACAGCTGCCCAAGCGGTACAGCAATGGGTGGATGAAACGGAGCAGGCACTTGGCATACCGGGAATTATTATAGCCAATGCAGCTATTGTTACACTGGCAGGGATGCACGCGTTGACACCTGAGCAATGGACGGCGGAACTGGCGGTGAACCTGAACGGGGCCTTTTATTTAACGCAATATGCTACAGCACGGCTGGTGGAAAAACAACTCCCCGGCCGGGTAGTATTTGTAGGAAGCTGGGCCGCAGCATCCGTGCATGCACATATTCCGGCATATTCTGTTTCCAAAGCAGGGGTACGGATGTTATGCAAATGCATGGCACTGGAGCTGGCACCACACCAGATCCTGGTAAATGAAATTGCGCCGGGATATGTAGCGGCAGGTTTAAGTGGCCGCATATGGGAAGAACAACCCGGAAAACTGGAAGAGGCTATAGCAAGAGTGCCTGTTAAAAAGATAATGACTGCAAAGACGGTAGCTGAGCAAATCCTCTATTTATGTCATCCGCAACAGGAGCATATGACAGGTATGACGCTGTTGATGGATGGAGGACTTTCCCTGCTTTCCTGA
- a CDS encoding SLC5 family protein yields MNSNLTTLDAAVFGIYILGIVALGIFASRKASQSKRDYFLAGDKLPWWMIGGSIIAANISSHQLVGVMGVAFSAGFVAIVIEWGAILIGFNALLWIFLPFYLRNGFYTMPEFLQKRFGGAARTTYSVLVLLTYVFVEISAVLYLGAISLHSLLGIPVVTSVLVLAVSTSIYTIAGGLKAVIWTEMVQLAVLMMGMIVLSFTTIHAAGGVDAVLETSKDWKLMLPADNPDFPWTMYLGGLLCISVFYNATNQFIVQRTLAAKNEWHARMGVIFADYLKFLIPLLIIVPALVAPKLFPHLDKPDLLFATLVENLLPAGLVGLVMAGLIAAVMSHLSGAINSCTTILTIDVYLPYIKPQATEKQSVRFGRLSGVVIILLGIFCTSLLALYSEKPIFIYLMNAYGLFTPGIATMFLLGILWKRTTHAGALAAGILTIPLSLVIEFIFPAMPFFNRTGIVFWTCMAVCVVVSLLTKPKPAAELEGLIWNKSSLSLPAEQRTQQRGLRNPFIWWAIITALVLYFYIRYA; encoded by the coding sequence ATGAATTCAAATTTAACAACCCTGGATGCGGCTGTTTTCGGCATCTATATATTAGGAATTGTAGCATTGGGCATCTTCGCCTCCCGCAAAGCCAGTCAGTCTAAAAGGGATTATTTTCTGGCAGGGGATAAATTGCCCTGGTGGATGATAGGGGGAAGTATTATTGCTGCCAATATCAGTAGTCATCAGCTGGTAGGTGTGATGGGCGTTGCATTCAGTGCCGGTTTTGTAGCTATTGTTATAGAATGGGGCGCAATCCTCATCGGCTTTAATGCTTTGCTGTGGATCTTCCTGCCTTTTTATCTCCGCAATGGTTTTTATACGATGCCGGAATTTTTACAGAAACGTTTTGGGGGGGCGGCACGTACTACCTATTCGGTGCTGGTATTGCTGACCTATGTTTTTGTGGAGATCAGCGCGGTACTTTATCTCGGTGCTATTTCATTACATTCCCTGTTAGGCATTCCGGTGGTTACCAGTGTGTTGGTACTGGCCGTGAGTACAAGTATATATACCATAGCGGGCGGATTAAAGGCAGTGATCTGGACAGAAATGGTGCAACTGGCGGTATTGATGATGGGCATGATCGTTTTATCCTTTACCACCATTCATGCTGCAGGCGGAGTAGATGCGGTACTCGAAACGAGCAAAGATTGGAAATTGATGCTGCCTGCCGATAATCCTGATTTTCCCTGGACGATGTACCTGGGAGGGTTGTTATGTATCAGTGTATTTTACAATGCTACCAACCAGTTTATTGTGCAGCGGACACTGGCTGCAAAAAATGAGTGGCATGCCAGGATGGGAGTGATCTTTGCAGACTATCTTAAATTCCTGATTCCGTTGTTGATTATAGTGCCTGCATTGGTGGCGCCTAAATTATTTCCGCATCTGGATAAGCCGGATCTGCTCTTTGCCACACTGGTGGAAAACCTGCTGCCTGCAGGGCTGGTGGGCCTGGTGATGGCCGGGCTGATAGCAGCAGTGATGTCTCATCTGTCAGGTGCTATCAATTCCTGTACTACTATCCTGACCATTGATGTGTATCTGCCTTATATAAAACCCCAGGCTACCGAAAAACAGTCTGTCCGCTTCGGGAGATTAAGTGGTGTGGTGATTATCCTGCTGGGCATTTTCTGCACCAGTTTGCTGGCCTTGTATTCAGAAAAGCCCATATTCATCTATCTGATGAATGCGTATGGTTTATTCACACCGGGTATTGCTACCATGTTTTTACTGGGAATACTCTGGAAACGTACTACCCATGCCGGGGCATTAGCGGCGGGTATTTTAACGATCCCATTATCGCTTGTAATAGAGTTTATCTTTCCTGCAATGCCTTTCTTTAACCGTACCGGCATTGTGTTCTGGACATGTATGGCAGTGTGTGTAGTAGTGAGTTTGCTAACCAAACCTAAACCTGCAGCAGAACTGGAAGGGCTGATCTGGAATAAGAGCAGTTTATCCCTCCCGGCAGAACAGCGGACACAGCAGCGCGGACTACGTAACCCATTTATATGGTGGGCTATTATTACTGCGCTGGTATTGTACTTCTATATCCGGTATGCATAA
- a CDS encoding SMP-30/gluconolactonase/LRE family protein — translation MEQQKWKVVLDHTCLLGEGPVWDAASQSILWVDIEQGEIHRFSPEQKVHKTMKIGQMVGAIAPRASGGLIAALQGSFATVDMEKQTLHPIIDPEIHLPDNRFNDGKCDPAGRFWAGTMDYISGKKGAGSLYTLHTDMSVVTRIEGVSCSNGLAWSADHRTLYYIDTPTQQVVAYDYDPESGDIRNKRVVITIPASSGYPDGMTIDTDGMLWVACWDGWRVSRWDPSTGKLLQDILLPAAKITSCTFGGPGLRDLYITSAKTGLNAQQLKEQPLAGSLFVIKNTGFTGHLPFAFKG, via the coding sequence ATGGAGCAGCAAAAATGGAAAGTGGTATTGGATCACACTTGTTTGTTGGGAGAAGGGCCTGTATGGGATGCAGCTTCTCAAAGTATTCTTTGGGTAGATATTGAACAGGGAGAGATACACCGGTTTTCTCCGGAGCAGAAAGTGCATAAAACGATGAAGATAGGGCAAATGGTGGGTGCTATTGCACCAAGAGCTTCCGGTGGACTGATAGCAGCGTTGCAGGGAAGTTTTGCCACCGTGGATATGGAAAAACAAACCCTTCATCCGATAATAGACCCGGAGATACATTTGCCGGACAACCGTTTTAATGATGGTAAATGCGATCCTGCCGGAAGATTCTGGGCCGGAACAATGGATTATATCAGTGGTAAAAAAGGGGCAGGCAGTTTGTATACATTGCATACAGACATGTCGGTAGTAACCAGGATAGAGGGCGTAAGCTGTTCTAACGGGCTGGCCTGGAGTGCAGATCATCGCACGCTCTACTATATAGACACCCCCACACAGCAGGTGGTAGCGTATGATTATGATCCTGAGAGTGGCGATATCCGCAATAAGCGGGTGGTGATTACTATCCCCGCATCAAGTGGATATCCGGATGGGATGACCATTGATACAGACGGTATGCTATGGGTAGCCTGCTGGGATGGATGGAGAGTATCGAGATGGGACCCTTCTACCGGGAAATTATTACAGGATATTTTATTGCCAGCGGCGAAGATCACTTCCTGCACATTCGGAGGACCAGGGCTAAGGGACCTGTATATTACCTCTGCCAAGACCGGGCTTAACGCACAGCAGCTAAAAGAACAACCATTGGCAGGATCATTATTTGTAATTAAAAACACCGGATTTACAGGACATCTTCCTTTTGCCTTTAAGGGGTAA
- a CDS encoding AraC family transcriptional regulator, producing the protein MKAIEQRLPQDFDKSFVVFRETGVFFPCPWHYHPEYELVLVTKSTGRRMVGDHIGYFEEEDLVFMGPMLPHVWVNDPEYINGTSDAKADAVVIHFSEHFLGESFMGIPEMEPFQKFLKPANQGIVIKGDTRNRINALMKAMLSMNGLQRLSALFTIFDLLANTTEYELLASPGFVQANHFNVSDRFSKVTEYIMRNFDRDITLPEIAGLANMALTTFCNFFKEHYRVTFVEYLTNVRIGYACKLISEKDQSIAEVAYECGFNNLANFNRQFKKLKKMTPREYKQTLNA; encoded by the coding sequence ATGAAAGCTATAGAACAGCGACTACCACAGGATTTCGACAAATCGTTTGTCGTTTTCAGAGAAACAGGCGTTTTTTTTCCCTGTCCCTGGCACTATCATCCGGAATATGAATTAGTATTAGTTACTAAAAGTACCGGCAGGCGTATGGTAGGTGACCATATCGGTTATTTCGAAGAGGAAGACCTGGTATTTATGGGCCCCATGCTCCCACATGTATGGGTAAACGATCCTGAGTATATCAACGGTACATCAGACGCTAAAGCAGATGCAGTGGTTATCCACTTTTCCGAACATTTCCTGGGAGAAAGTTTCATGGGTATCCCCGAAATGGAGCCGTTTCAGAAATTCCTGAAGCCTGCCAACCAGGGCATAGTTATTAAAGGAGATACCAGAAACCGTATTAATGCCTTGATGAAAGCAATGCTGTCCATGAATGGCCTGCAAAGATTATCTGCGCTATTCACCATCTTCGATCTCCTGGCTAATACAACAGAATACGAATTACTGGCCAGCCCAGGGTTTGTACAGGCCAATCATTTTAATGTTTCGGACCGCTTCAGTAAAGTAACGGAATATATCATGCGCAACTTTGACCGGGATATTACATTGCCGGAAATTGCCGGGCTGGCCAATATGGCGCTCACCACCTTCTGCAATTTCTTTAAAGAACATTACAGAGTTACTTTTGTAGAATATCTCACTAATGTGAGAATTGGATATGCCTGTAAACTGATCTCGGAAAAGGACCAAAGCATTGCTGAAGTAGCTTATGAATGCGGGTTTAATAATCTGGCCAACTTCAACCGCCAGTTCAAGAAATTGAAAAAAATGACCCCAAGGGAATACAAACAAACACTGAATGCTTAA
- a CDS encoding RidA family protein, whose amino-acid sequence MNKVKVHHPDRDPSFVTGAYSDGVIIDGFLFVSGQAAVDFKTSRFVSGTIEEETHLTMRNIQAIVVAAGATMEHVVKCTVHLADIKEFDRYNQVYATYFPGIKPARTTVQSVLAENIKVEIDCIVKMPV is encoded by the coding sequence ATGAATAAAGTAAAAGTACATCATCCTGACCGCGACCCTTCTTTTGTAACCGGCGCTTATTCTGATGGCGTGATAATAGATGGATTTCTTTTTGTGAGCGGACAGGCAGCCGTTGATTTTAAAACTTCCCGCTTTGTATCAGGCACTATTGAAGAGGAAACGCATTTAACAATGCGTAATATACAGGCCATTGTAGTCGCCGCGGGTGCTACGATGGAGCATGTGGTAAAATGTACTGTTCACCTGGCAGATATAAAGGAATTTGACCGGTATAACCAGGTGTATGCAACGTATTTTCCGGGCATAAAGCCTGCCCGCACTACGGTACAGTCGGTACTGGCCGAAAATATAAAAGTAGAGATTGATTGTATTGTTAAAATGCCTGTCTGA